The Nocardioides campestrisoli genome includes a window with the following:
- a CDS encoding GDSL-type esterase/lipase family protein, whose amino-acid sequence MSTDLITTPVTADLLRGCLETEQTEDGLLPHRVPAWARAQTDDPQLHLVEAQPAGVRLVFRTAATRIELDTVPTKRVYAGSPPRPDGIYDLLVEGRLVGQGSVTGGRTMTIDLMTGAAETTHGPAGTLRFTGLEPATKDVEIWLPHDETTELVALRTDAPVTPAPATGRRTWLHHGSSISHGSVAASPSETWPARAARLADVELVNLGLGGSALLDPFVARVLRDTPADLVSLKLGINVVNNDLMRRRAFGPAVHGFLDTIREGHPTTPLLVVSPILCPIHEETPGPSMPDLSALAEGRLSFEAGGDPAEVASGKLTLAVIRDELARIVTRRQAEDPHLYYLDGRELYGEADAADLPLPDQLHPDAETHRLIGDRFAAGPFLTEGAGAQTARA is encoded by the coding sequence ATGAGCACCGACCTGATCACCACCCCCGTGACCGCCGACCTGCTGCGCGGCTGCCTGGAGACCGAGCAGACCGAGGACGGCCTGCTCCCGCACCGGGTGCCCGCCTGGGCCCGCGCCCAGACCGACGACCCGCAGCTGCACCTGGTCGAGGCGCAGCCCGCCGGCGTACGCCTGGTCTTCCGTACCGCCGCCACCCGGATCGAGCTCGACACCGTGCCCACCAAGCGGGTGTACGCCGGCAGCCCGCCGCGTCCGGACGGGATCTACGACCTGCTCGTCGAAGGGCGCCTGGTCGGCCAGGGCTCGGTCACCGGCGGCAGGACCATGACCATCGACCTGATGACCGGAGCCGCGGAGACCACCCACGGGCCGGCCGGCACCCTGCGGTTCACCGGCCTCGAGCCGGCCACCAAGGACGTCGAGATCTGGCTGCCGCACGACGAGACCACCGAGCTGGTCGCGCTGCGTACCGACGCCCCCGTCACGCCGGCGCCGGCCACCGGGCGGCGTACCTGGCTGCACCACGGCAGCTCGATCAGCCACGGCTCGGTGGCCGCGAGCCCGTCGGAGACCTGGCCCGCGCGGGCCGCCCGGCTCGCCGACGTCGAGCTGGTCAACCTGGGGCTCGGCGGCAGCGCGCTGCTCGACCCGTTCGTGGCCCGGGTGCTGCGCGACACCCCCGCCGACCTGGTCAGCCTCAAGCTCGGGATCAACGTGGTCAACAACGACCTGATGCGCCGGCGCGCCTTCGGCCCGGCCGTGCACGGCTTCCTCGACACGATCCGCGAGGGGCACCCGACCACGCCGCTGCTGGTGGTCTCGCCGATCCTGTGCCCGATCCACGAGGAGACCCCGGGACCCTCGATGCCGGACCTGTCCGCGCTCGCGGAGGGGCGGCTCAGCTTCGAGGCCGGGGGCGACCCGGCGGAGGTCGCCTCCGGGAAGCTGACGCTGGCGGTGATCCGCGACGAGCTGGCCCGGATCGTGACCCGGCGCCAGGCCGAGGACCCGCACCTGTACTACCTGGACGGCCGCGAGCTGTACGGCGAAGCCGACGCCGCCGACCTGCCGCTGCCCGACCAGCTGCACCCCGACGCCGAGACCCACCGTCTGATCGGCGACCGGTTCGCGGCGGGTCCGTTCCTCACCGAGGGTGCGGGCGCGCAGACCGCCCGGGCCTGA